Genomic window (Streptosporangium brasiliense):
GGCCTCCGGCCGACAGCAGGTAGGCCGGGCCGGTGGCCTCCCGCAGCGCGGCCAGTCCTTCGGCGAGGTCGGCGTGCTCGCGCACCTGCCAGGCCCCCTTGGCCTTGGCCACTGCCTCCTCCAGCGGCAGTCCTGGAATGACGCGGTGGATGGCCTTCAGATCCGGCGGATAGGAGGTGGAGTCCACCAGGAGCGCCAGGCCGAAGTCCCGGGGGCCCGGCTCCGCCGGGTGCTGGGGAACGGCCGTGCCGTCCGTGTCCCGCTGCCCGCGCAGGAGGATGTGGTGCTCACGTTGGAGGGCGTGGTGCTCACGCTGGAGGGCGAGGTAGGTGGCGTAGCGGTGGTGGCCGTCGGCGATGAGGGCCTGACGGGTGCGGAGATCGGCGTTGAGGGAGGCGAGCTCGTCGGGGTCGGTGATGGCCCACAGCCGGTGCCTGAGACCGTCACGGGTCTCCGCCTCGACCAGCGGCTGCCGGGAGAGGGCGACCTGGTCCACCAGGAGGCTGGCGGCGCCGCCGGCGCCTTCGTAGAGAAGGAAGATGGGCTCCAGGTTGGCCTCGGTCGTGCGCATGAGCGCCAGCCGGTCGGCGACCGGTCCGGGCATGACGTCCTCGTGCGGCAGGATGACATGCTGCTCCGGGGCTGCCAGGCCCACGTCGCCGATGAGACCGCGCTGCACGACCCCTGGGCCGATCTGCTCGTAGACGTATACGGCGGGTGTCTCGTCGGGGACCAGCACACCGGAGGAGAGCCAGGCTTGGAGGGTCTCCCGGGCCTCGGCGTAACGGTGGCGGTCGGCTCCGGGAAGGATCAGCCGCACCACGTTGTTGGGATGGGAGTCGAGCAAGTTTCGCACATCGGCTTCTCCGACCAGGTCGTAGGGC
Coding sequences:
- a CDS encoding DUF1015 domain-containing protein, encoding MANPELPVPDGLVLRPFHGVRFTVDDLARVTSPPYDLVGEADVRNLLDSHPNNVVRLILPGADRHRYAEARETLQAWLSSGVLVPDETPAVYVYEQIGPGVVQRGLIGDVGLAAPEQHVILPHEDVMPGPVADRLALMRTTEANLEPIFLLYEGAGGAASLLVDQVALSRQPLVEAETRDGLRHRLWAITDPDELASLNADLRTRQALIADGHHRYATYLALQREHHALQREHHILLRGQRDTDGTAVPQHPAEPGPRDFGLALLVDSTSYPPDLKAIHRVIPGLPLEEAVAKAKGAWQVREHADLAEGLAALREATGPAYLLSAGGPAYLLTDPDPDQLDQAMPVHRSARWRALNTSVLAEFLLPKVWGMNDDEQSVRIVHHDPEAAVRLARESGGTAVLLNPLTVDDVLAVAAQQERVPRKSTSFGPKPRTGLVLRTFAFD